In Geobacter sp., a single window of DNA contains:
- a CDS encoding glycosyltransferase: MRILFIGDCEADYLAKCHEALRTGLRCSFDTRMFGKGYEGYDPSLKSYGEIIRHTFPDVRPDLLITAFDLTPPAFGLPFAGLDQAGVSSAIVLGDYWNVTEGNSDAFFRFLDDNRIAHVISYFPEPLRLFADSLYGQRFVNILPTFDPQLFNDWQSEKRYDVGFLAAGTTEPSPFYPERFAIHQALTAQKEFSYFSAPHPGWEYRSQPHPLVGKEFSKAINACRIFITTAGRLRHPNPKYFEILASRAALFAEEPDGAELLGLVDGVNYVKITSDTAVNTIRSYLAQPGRCEEIAEAGYRLAMQRHSCHARAQEFYRFFAPRLFNRTVELPLEIRSSAPVQPLPASGETAFSTPKRVGGLDLPEALLNDANQPQPVTLPPTMSELPLSSSPQYTLYRLIRHLKPRNILEIGSQIGASAVAMAFAMRDNGMPVDIVCIDPFLPTGDNDGLETFSEWYRHVTTSGQHEGIHLIISTADKALPKLSTTFDFILIDGSHEYEDVRHDFLKCLDIVNEGGYIWLHDFMIYESVRRACTEVLSLCRFPFHVNSIQRNARNELCGWVITRKVAPAANLQPTGPTSGDKLHIGCGQNYLPSHINIDTDKSVRADLYLDAMDIDRVFPPKSLTEILMIHSFNYLNLWQAREFLDKAALLLTDDGTLIIETPDLLKAASKISIEQGRNLGEYLEGVRALHAFDMGQVERHDAITPYACSWSSWHLEQELRRAGFGEISVLPPQTHAPWRDMRIEAKKGGVQHERKRTVLFVLDTALGHATAQVRGLALTESLTRSGWNVAVVDIRSTPLQAIIDQARSADIAYLLKVSFLEIVKALKSTTAKVVFDLSDALWTDYHRQHGWHDLDEILSTVDAVISDNPYVARYGEKFCKVVLIVPTATHVEKFAEYLAARPEKQEDSVVVGWIGSQGTAVGLNRLKGVLDRLAARHENLEIRIVGADRSVVPDFSSPRVTVVPEYDEQRMIEEVAAFDIGIFPPPLDLEDYVVRGALKALIYMSAGVPPVCFNAGECMDAISDGITGMLASTEKEWEEKLELLITSPQLRRTIGATARSQISSAHSLQKITDILTSTFECIILGREPEPAPEREPDQGIRVLAVYDIEGWAWWNRSQNIRRHLPTEVTLEMRRMDQLFDHRKYDFIMIFDPYLISLVQNVPPEKIIVGCSCPKYLEQTISLVTSARCAGGFLNNQEMFRQGSLEAPNIFCCQNGVDEELFHPATEPPEEPIACWVGNSDSVGEKGLDLIREACRQSGVRLVFLDREARRDMESLLTQEQVRDTVYHQATFYICASVVEGTPNPALEALACGLPVISTRVGNMPEIIRDGYNGFLVDRSVEALTAAIERLKAGDMHAMGRNARQSILDGWTWQQQVAKYAAMFSTLAKERSRYVGLNSAISLGMSLLEKGEFKHAEESFLQALQLDPQNPKARYGRILAAKQFAGNQ; this comes from the coding sequence ATGAGGATACTGTTCATAGGCGATTGCGAGGCCGATTATCTGGCCAAGTGCCACGAAGCACTGCGTACTGGTCTTCGCTGCAGCTTCGATACCAGGATGTTCGGGAAGGGATACGAAGGGTATGACCCTTCTCTGAAAAGCTATGGCGAAATCATCCGTCACACCTTCCCCGATGTCCGGCCCGACTTGCTCATCACCGCCTTCGACCTGACCCCGCCCGCCTTTGGTCTCCCCTTTGCTGGGCTGGACCAGGCAGGGGTCTCGAGCGCCATTGTCCTGGGAGACTACTGGAACGTCACCGAAGGCAATTCCGACGCCTTTTTCCGCTTTCTCGACGACAACCGCATTGCCCACGTGATTTCCTACTTTCCCGAACCGCTCAGGCTTTTTGCCGACTCGCTGTACGGCCAGCGCTTCGTCAACATCCTGCCGACCTTTGATCCGCAACTGTTCAACGACTGGCAGTCGGAAAAGAGGTACGACGTCGGCTTCCTCGCCGCCGGCACCACCGAACCGAGCCCGTTTTATCCTGAACGTTTCGCCATACACCAGGCCCTGACGGCGCAAAAGGAGTTCTCTTATTTCTCGGCACCCCATCCCGGCTGGGAGTATCGCTCCCAGCCACATCCGCTGGTGGGAAAGGAATTCTCAAAGGCGATCAATGCCTGCCGCATCTTCATCACCACTGCCGGCAGGCTGCGGCACCCCAACCCGAAATATTTCGAAATCCTTGCCTCGCGAGCCGCCCTTTTTGCGGAGGAACCGGACGGGGCGGAGCTACTGGGTCTCGTTGATGGCGTCAACTATGTCAAAATCACTTCAGACACGGCCGTCAATACCATCCGCTCCTACCTCGCCCAACCGGGTCGCTGCGAGGAGATCGCCGAGGCAGGCTACCGCCTGGCTATGCAGCGCCATTCCTGCCACGCCCGCGCCCAGGAGTTCTATCGATTCTTTGCGCCACGGCTCTTCAACCGAACAGTTGAGCTGCCGTTGGAGATCCGCTCATCGGCACCGGTACAACCGCTACCCGCATCCGGCGAAACGGCATTCTCCACGCCGAAACGGGTGGGAGGCCTGGATCTGCCCGAAGCGCTTCTCAATGATGCCAACCAGCCGCAGCCGGTTACGCTGCCACCGACCATGTCGGAGCTGCCGTTGTCATCCTCCCCCCAGTACACGCTCTATCGGCTGATACGACACCTGAAGCCACGCAATATCCTCGAAATCGGCAGTCAGATCGGGGCATCGGCAGTGGCCATGGCCTTTGCCATGCGCGACAACGGCATGCCGGTGGACATCGTCTGCATCGACCCCTTCCTCCCCACCGGCGACAACGATGGCCTCGAAACCTTCTCCGAATGGTACCGGCACGTCACAACGAGCGGACAGCACGAAGGGATTCACCTCATCATTTCTACCGCTGACAAGGCGCTGCCCAAACTGAGCACGACCTTCGACTTCATCCTGATCGATGGCAGCCATGAATATGAAGATGTGCGGCACGATTTCCTCAAATGCCTCGATATCGTCAACGAAGGAGGCTACATCTGGCTCCACGATTTCATGATCTACGAGTCGGTGAGAAGGGCTTGCACGGAGGTGTTGTCCCTGTGTCGTTTCCCGTTCCATGTCAACAGCATCCAGCGTAATGCCCGGAACGAACTGTGCGGCTGGGTCATCACCCGCAAGGTCGCACCGGCAGCTAATCTTCAGCCGACAGGGCCGACCAGTGGCGATAAACTCCATATCGGCTGCGGACAGAACTATCTGCCAAGCCATATCAATATCGACACCGACAAGAGCGTCAGGGCCGACCTCTATCTCGATGCCATGGATATCGATCGCGTCTTCCCTCCGAAGAGCCTCACTGAAATCCTGATGATTCACTCCTTCAATTATCTGAACCTGTGGCAGGCCCGTGAATTTCTCGACAAGGCAGCACTGCTCCTCACCGACGACGGCACCCTGATCATAGAAACCCCGGACCTCCTCAAGGCAGCCAGCAAGATTTCCATCGAACAGGGAAGGAACCTTGGTGAGTATCTCGAAGGGGTACGGGCTCTCCATGCCTTCGACATGGGGCAGGTTGAACGACACGATGCCATCACTCCCTATGCCTGCAGCTGGTCGTCATGGCATCTTGAGCAGGAGTTACGGCGAGCCGGTTTTGGAGAAATCAGCGTGCTTCCCCCCCAGACCCATGCTCCCTGGCGCGACATGCGGATCGAGGCAAAGAAAGGGGGCGTACAGCACGAGAGGAAGCGGACAGTTCTCTTTGTTCTCGATACTGCCCTGGGGCATGCCACGGCACAGGTGCGCGGGCTGGCGCTGACAGAGTCGCTGACCCGCAGCGGGTGGAACGTGGCGGTCGTCGATATCCGATCTACGCCGCTGCAAGCCATTATCGACCAGGCCAGGTCTGCTGACATCGCCTATCTGCTGAAGGTCTCCTTCCTTGAAATCGTCAAGGCCCTCAAGTCGACAACGGCCAAGGTGGTCTTCGATCTCTCAGATGCACTCTGGACCGACTACCACCGCCAGCATGGCTGGCATGATCTCGACGAGATCCTCTCTACGGTCGATGCCGTGATAAGCGACAATCCCTATGTCGCCCGTTATGGCGAAAAGTTCTGCAAAGTGGTGCTGATCGTCCCCACGGCGACCCATGTGGAGAAGTTTGCAGAATATCTCGCTGCCAGACCTGAAAAACAGGAAGATTCCGTAGTCGTCGGCTGGATCGGCAGCCAGGGGACCGCCGTTGGATTGAACCGCCTCAAAGGGGTACTCGACCGACTTGCCGCACGGCACGAAAACCTGGAGATCCGGATCGTCGGAGCAGACCGTTCAGTAGTGCCCGACTTTTCCTCCCCTCGTGTCACCGTAGTTCCCGAGTACGATGAACAGAGAATGATCGAAGAGGTGGCAGCCTTTGATATCGGCATATTCCCTCCCCCTCTCGACCTGGAGGACTATGTGGTACGCGGAGCGCTCAAGGCCCTGATCTACATGAGCGCCGGTGTACCTCCCGTCTGCTTCAATGCCGGCGAATGTATGGATGCCATTAGTGACGGCATAACCGGGATGCTGGCATCGACAGAAAAGGAATGGGAGGAAAAGCTCGAACTGTTGATCACTTCTCCGCAATTGCGTCGCACGATCGGAGCTACTGCCCGCAGCCAGATCAGTTCTGCCCACTCACTACAGAAAATAACCGACATCCTGACCAGTACTTTTGAATGCATCATCCTTGGGAGGGAACCGGAACCCGCACCGGAACGAGAACCGGACCAGGGGATTCGCGTGCTGGCCGTCTATGACATCGAAGGATGGGCATGGTGGAATCGTTCGCAGAACATCCGCAGGCACCTTCCCACAGAAGTGACCCTGGAAATGCGGCGGATGGATCAACTGTTCGACCATCGGAAGTACGATTTCATCATGATCTTCGATCCGTACCTGATTTCCCTGGTCCAAAACGTCCCGCCGGAAAAAATCATAGTCGGCTGCAGTTGCCCGAAATATCTGGAGCAGACCATCAGCCTCGTCACCTCGGCACGTTGTGCCGGAGGCTTCCTGAACAATCAGGAAATGTTCCGTCAGGGGTCCCTGGAAGCCCCCAACATCTTCTGCTGCCAGAACGGCGTCGATGAGGAACTGTTCCACCCGGCAACCGAACCTCCCGAAGAACCAATCGCCTGTTGGGTCGGCAATTCGGATTCGGTGGGAGAAAAAGGCCTCGATCTCATCAGGGAAGCCTGCCGGCAAAGCGGGGTACGCCTGGTCTTTCTCGACCGCGAGGCGCGCAGGGACATGGAATCACTCCTTACCCAGGAACAGGTACGCGATACGGTCTACCACCAGGCAACCTTCTATATCTGTGCCTCGGTCGTGGAAGGGACGCCGAACCCTGCGCTGGAAGCACTTGCCTGTGGACTGCCCGTCATTTCCACCAGGGTCGGCAACATGCCCGAGATCATCCGTGACGGTTACAACGGCTTTCTCGTCGATCGCTCAGTAGAAGCGCTGACAGCGGCAATCGAACGCCTGAAGGCCGGAGATATGCACGCCATGGGCCGCAATGCACGGCAGTCTATCCTTGATGGCTGGACCTGGCAGCAGCAGGTTGCCAAATATGCAGCGATGTTCTCTACCCTCGCCAAGGAGCGGTCAAGATACGTCGGACTGAACAGCGCCATCTCCCTCGGTATGTCGCTGCTCGAAAAAGGAGAGTTCAAGCATGCGGAAGAATCATTCCTGCAGGCGCTGCAGTTGGACCCGCAAAATCCGAAGGCACGATATGGACGGATTCTAGCCGCAAAACAGTTTGCCGGGAACCAATAA
- a CDS encoding glycosyltransferase, with amino-acid sequence MTTTSISERADGYSDKFPYSAHFLLNDTCNAKCVFCGGDYFRSRSGKAITLEQFKVMARNIHLERFRSVCLAGAGDPLLNRDCVSIMRYINEVYPQCAITITTNGIALSRQLSETMIGQCTVQSVNVSINAATRATYERLMQVDAFDRVVENVKACSALKDLYQSPIHIQFSIALSTHNINELPALVRLAHSLKVPLINVFYCRFYPERIRMLNIESAPYRLEDSASLFFHQQLSDEKMLEAKALGEQLGVFIVHEPLFSQPGAPRPCLWTEDEIMIGFDGEIYPCGGGELHFKEKVASGTYDFGNALTQQIEEFWNNETYRALRVSSRRCGAGPIPECGECANIMMHTDIRSHLMQWQGFEESPAPLVSVIVPTFNRPDMLAIALKSILAQTLRDFEIIVVNDAGEDVRAVVDGFASPKIRYLCHEANKGLAASRNTGIRAARGKYIAYLDDDDVFFPNHLETLVTALEGEHLDVAYTDAYKDVQQKQGDRYVTVRKETPYSQEFDYDKVLIQNFIPVLCIMHRRTCLEKSGLFDETLLRHEDWDLWIRMSRHFTFTHIPKLTCEFTYRCDGSAMTSGSMPLFLSTIKRVYEKYESLIQRDSDIARKRKKALFEAYFRTFHFIADHLTSQSSIESLPYAELKATGATPVQIRSTHYWQKALQAADRNDAIRLLKTALSEDSQNHPARTDIVARYIEQGMFADAIAELSVLSELNPLETGFTQTLTDLKAHCGMKTPPTPQSSDEPFLQASPQLRVAVYSLDDPGSACAQLRLKQPLAVGGAKVELFWGAHNDGVTCTADLSLLERADIIVLQRFFPRNGTMPFIEQMLASGKPVIYEADDYLLDVPMGHPLKARADETSVLLRQLLPKMSAITVSSELLRERYQQFNPETYLVPNLLDRAKWDIPSPAPTAGRVVIGFCGTDTHGSDLSRIEPALRRIADKYGEKVHFRFMGYAPASAATLPGFSFQPFQYDYLDYARALAKSGFDIAIVPLQDTPFNRCKSNIKWLEYSACSIAGVFADLPPYNETVEHGKTGLLVGQDPEKWFRALEFLIDHPDIRTRIAHAAKAEVLKRFCLTEGAHPALDLYERLLSASRSRNAANKGTHTISGKKFSIIILTWNRAAMLDQCLKALFASLASPLDCEIIVGNNGSTDETEAVLKRYRVDKYIRKESNTGLELYRELFAQAEGDYVIELDDDVLELPRHFEREFERYFQAFPDYGLLGLDVIQNQFTNGAKPESTYYRLDVRTGLTVEEGPVIGCCLCISRKIFSQIGGFENVSLSMAKSEDDILYNRVRQAGLRAGILSGIRCFHASGTHYSKAYGYLQRDQEKYRISGLHDFVERYAEQETDPVYLPENPAIAVSIVIPLYNQATYTRQCLEALARNTGNAIPFELVIVDNGSTDETPELLKSLTGNVTVVSNRANLGFARACNQGAKLANGRYLLFLNNDTVPEKGWLVHLVKSLESAGADIAGGLLLFPDGTVQHAGIAFSEQGCGYHIFSGFAADSQAVTTQRFMQAVTGACMLIKKELFEKLAGFDEGFVNGFEDIDLCLRAGEQGAKVLYAPSCRLVHFAEASEGRKDHDTKNIQHFSHRWHGRIRFDDEEYYRNSGYSKVHGADRTFTVSPVKHAHQSHEMRDQTQSVIVKLKQLQHAFTCNPADKALRAQLISTLESLGCLSEAERLKKL; translated from the coding sequence ATGACAACGACCTCCATTAGCGAACGGGCGGACGGGTATTCGGACAAATTCCCTTACTCCGCGCATTTCCTGCTCAACGACACCTGCAATGCCAAGTGTGTCTTCTGCGGCGGCGACTACTTCCGAAGCAGAAGCGGCAAGGCGATCACCCTGGAACAATTCAAGGTCATGGCGCGCAACATTCACCTGGAACGCTTCCGTTCGGTCTGTCTCGCAGGGGCCGGCGACCCGCTTCTCAACCGGGATTGTGTCTCGATCATGCGCTACATCAACGAGGTATACCCTCAATGCGCCATCACGATCACAACAAACGGTATCGCCCTGTCTCGGCAGCTGTCAGAGACTATGATCGGGCAGTGCACCGTCCAGTCGGTGAATGTCTCCATCAATGCCGCCACCCGTGCCACCTATGAACGACTGATGCAGGTCGACGCTTTCGACCGGGTGGTCGAGAATGTCAAGGCATGTTCTGCCCTGAAAGACCTGTACCAGAGCCCGATCCATATCCAGTTTTCCATCGCCCTGTCGACCCACAATATCAATGAATTGCCGGCCTTGGTCCGGCTTGCTCATTCCCTGAAAGTGCCATTGATCAATGTCTTCTACTGCCGCTTCTACCCCGAACGCATCAGGATGCTCAACATCGAATCCGCTCCCTATCGGCTGGAGGACTCGGCCTCCCTCTTCTTCCACCAGCAACTCTCAGATGAAAAGATGCTGGAGGCCAAGGCGCTTGGCGAGCAGCTGGGAGTCTTTATCGTGCACGAACCGCTCTTCTCGCAACCCGGAGCCCCCCGGCCCTGCCTCTGGACCGAAGACGAGATCATGATCGGTTTCGATGGCGAGATCTACCCGTGCGGCGGCGGCGAACTCCACTTCAAGGAGAAGGTCGCATCGGGCACATACGATTTCGGTAATGCCCTGACCCAACAGATCGAGGAGTTCTGGAACAACGAGACCTACCGTGCGCTACGGGTCTCATCCAGGCGCTGCGGGGCAGGCCCGATCCCCGAATGCGGCGAATGCGCCAACATCATGATGCATACCGACATCCGCTCGCACCTCATGCAGTGGCAGGGATTCGAGGAGAGTCCGGCCCCTCTCGTTTCGGTGATAGTCCCGACCTTCAACCGCCCCGACATGCTGGCAATCGCGCTGAAAAGCATTCTCGCCCAGACGCTCCGGGACTTCGAGATCATCGTTGTCAATGATGCCGGCGAGGATGTTCGCGCCGTTGTGGATGGCTTTGCATCGCCAAAGATCCGCTACCTGTGCCACGAAGCAAACAAAGGGCTGGCTGCATCGCGCAATACCGGCATCCGTGCGGCGCGGGGGAAGTACATCGCCTACCTCGACGATGACGACGTATTTTTCCCCAATCATCTGGAAACATTGGTGACGGCTCTGGAAGGAGAGCACCTGGATGTCGCCTACACCGATGCCTACAAGGACGTGCAACAGAAGCAAGGTGACCGCTATGTGACGGTCCGCAAGGAGACCCCCTACTCCCAGGAGTTCGACTACGACAAGGTCCTGATACAAAATTTCATTCCCGTGCTCTGCATCATGCACCGACGTACATGCCTGGAAAAATCCGGTCTGTTCGATGAAACCCTGTTGCGGCACGAGGACTGGGACCTCTGGATCAGGATGTCGCGGCACTTCACATTCACCCATATCCCGAAGCTGACCTGCGAGTTCACCTATCGCTGCGATGGCAGCGCTATGACCAGTGGCTCGATGCCGCTCTTTCTCTCAACAATCAAGAGAGTCTACGAGAAATATGAATCTCTGATTCAACGAGACAGCGATATTGCGCGCAAAAGAAAAAAAGCCCTTTTCGAAGCATATTTCAGAACGTTTCATTTCATTGCCGACCACCTCACATCTCAGAGTTCTATCGAGTCGCTCCCCTATGCCGAGTTGAAGGCTACGGGTGCCACCCCCGTGCAGATCAGATCGACCCATTACTGGCAAAAAGCGCTTCAGGCCGCTGACAGAAACGACGCCATACGGCTCCTGAAAACGGCACTGTCTGAAGACAGCCAGAACCATCCCGCTCGAACCGACATCGTCGCGAGGTATATTGAACAGGGGATGTTCGCCGATGCCATTGCGGAACTCTCCGTGCTTTCCGAGCTGAATCCTCTTGAGACAGGCTTTACACAAACGTTGACCGATCTTAAGGCACATTGCGGCATGAAGACGCCTCCCACTCCTCAGTCCAGTGACGAACCATTTCTGCAAGCATCCCCTCAATTGAGGGTCGCGGTCTATTCCCTGGACGATCCCGGATCGGCATGTGCACAGTTGCGCTTGAAACAGCCTCTTGCCGTGGGGGGTGCAAAGGTCGAGTTGTTCTGGGGGGCACACAATGACGGAGTGACCTGTACGGCAGATCTCAGCCTGTTGGAGAGGGCAGACATTATCGTGCTGCAACGATTTTTCCCGAGAAACGGCACCATGCCGTTCATCGAACAGATGCTAGCCAGCGGCAAACCGGTCATCTACGAAGCCGACGACTATCTGCTCGACGTCCCCATGGGGCATCCCCTGAAGGCACGGGCCGATGAAACCTCCGTGCTCCTCCGCCAGCTGCTTCCGAAGATGTCGGCCATAACGGTTTCATCCGAGCTTCTCAGAGAGCGCTATCAGCAGTTCAATCCGGAAACATATCTTGTGCCGAACCTGCTCGACCGGGCAAAGTGGGATATTCCATCACCTGCTCCGACTGCAGGCAGAGTCGTTATAGGATTCTGCGGCACCGACACCCATGGCAGCGATCTTTCCCGTATCGAGCCAGCCCTGCGGCGAATTGCCGACAAGTATGGGGAAAAGGTCCATTTTCGCTTCATGGGATATGCCCCGGCCAGCGCCGCAACACTTCCGGGCTTTTCATTCCAGCCTTTCCAGTATGACTACCTCGACTATGCCAGGGCGCTTGCAAAAAGCGGTTTTGACATCGCCATAGTCCCGCTTCAGGACACTCCGTTCAACCGCTGCAAAAGCAACATCAAGTGGCTGGAATATTCCGCCTGCAGCATTGCCGGGGTCTTTGCCGATCTGCCCCCGTATAATGAAACCGTGGAACACGGAAAGACCGGCCTGCTTGTTGGCCAGGACCCAGAAAAGTGGTTTCGGGCATTGGAATTCCTCATCGACCACCCCGATATCCGGACCCGGATTGCGCACGCAGCAAAGGCCGAGGTTTTGAAACGCTTCTGCCTGACCGAAGGTGCACATCCCGCTCTGGACCTGTATGAACGACTCCTGTCTGCCTCTCGCAGCCGTAATGCCGCCAACAAAGGAACGCACACTATCTCCGGCAAAAAATTCTCCATCATCATCCTGACCTGGAACCGGGCAGCCATGCTCGACCAGTGCCTGAAGGCCCTGTTTGCCAGCCTGGCGTCACCACTCGACTGTGAGATCATCGTTGGGAACAATGGCTCAACAGATGAGACAGAGGCGGTTCTCAAGCGCTATCGCGTCGACAAGTACATCAGGAAGGAGTCCAATACCGGCCTGGAACTCTACCGCGAGCTCTTTGCCCAGGCCGAGGGTGATTACGTCATCGAACTCGACGACGATGTCCTTGAACTGCCCCGCCATTTCGAACGCGAGTTCGAGCGGTATTTCCAGGCATTCCCCGACTACGGACTCCTCGGACTCGATGTTATCCAGAACCAGTTCACCAACGGCGCCAAGCCGGAATCAACGTATTATCGGCTCGATGTGCGCACAGGCCTCACTGTGGAAGAGGGACCGGTTATCGGCTGCTGCCTCTGCATATCCCGCAAGATATTTTCCCAAATAGGGGGTTTTGAGAATGTCTCATTGAGCATGGCAAAAAGTGAGGATGACATTCTCTACAATCGCGTCCGGCAGGCAGGGCTCCGGGCGGGCATCCTGTCGGGAATCCGCTGTTTTCACGCCTCGGGCACCCATTACTCCAAGGCATACGGCTATCTGCAGCGTGATCAGGAAAAATACCGGATATCAGGACTCCACGATTTTGTTGAACGCTATGCCGAACAGGAGACCGATCCGGTCTATCTCCCGGAAAACCCGGCCATTGCCGTCTCGATCGTCATACCGCTTTACAACCAGGCCACATACACCCGTCAGTGCCTGGAAGCCCTGGCCCGCAACACCGGGAATGCCATCCCTTTTGAACTGGTGATCGTGGATAACGGCTCCACCGATGAGACTCCCGAGCTTCTGAAATCCTTGACGGGTAACGTAACGGTCGTATCGAACCGCGCCAATCTCGGGTTTGCCCGCGCCTGCAACCAGGGGGCAAAACTCGCCAACGGTCGCTATCTCCTCTTTCTCAACAACGACACGGTCCCTGAAAAAGGATGGCTTGTGCACCTGGTGAAAAGCCTGGAGTCAGCGGGAGCCGACATCGCCGGTGGCCTTCTCCTCTTCCCTGACGGAACGGTTCAGCACGCCGGCATCGCCTTCAGCGAGCAGGGATGCGGCTACCATATCTTCAGCGGCTTTGCCGCAGACAGCCAGGCGGTGACTACACAGCGCTTCATGCAGGCAGTCACGGGTGCCTGCATGCTCATCAAAAAAGAACTTTTCGAGAAGCTGGCCGGATTTGACGAAGGATTCGTGAATGGATTCGAAGATATTGATCTCTGTCTGCGGGCAGGCGAACAAGGGGCAAAAGTCCTCTATGCCCCCTCGTGCAGACTGGTCCATTTTGCCGAGGCCAGCGAAGGCCGAAAAGACCATGACACTAAAAATATTCAGCATTTTTCACATCGATGGCACGGTCGGATTCGTTTCGACGATGAAGAATATTACCGCAACAGCGGTTACAGTAAGGTCCACGGAGCAGACAGGACTTTCACTGTCTCACCCGTGAAGCATGCACACCAGTCACATGAAATGCGAGACCAGACACAATCTGTGATAGTAAAACTCAAACAACTCCAGCATGCATTCACCTGCAATCCCGCAGATAAGGCCCTTCGTGCCCAGCTCATCAGCACCCTCGAATCCCTTGGCTGCCTCAGCGAAGCGGAGCGACTGAAAAAGCTGTGA
- a CDS encoding NAD-dependent epimerase/dehydratase family protein translates to MKILVTGALGHIGSQLIRILPDIFPAAQIIMIDNMLTQRYCSLFNLPPQGNYSFSCTDIATCDLNQLLDGIDVVIHLAAITDATTSFAHRDAVEEINYAATARLAEGCARNGCRLIFISTTSVYGSQSDVVDEACPITELIPQSPYAESKLKAEQMLQQEGAAMGLRFVILRFGTIFGISPGMRFHTAINKFVWQANLGEPITVWRTALHQHRPYLDLSDAVTALAFVIKQDLFNTEIFNVLTLNATVNQIVEEIKKEFPSLQVTFVDTEIMNQLSYHVSRAKLESKGFTFNGSLEQGVRATCHLLRQMNSLPKR, encoded by the coding sequence ATGAAAATCCTCGTCACCGGAGCTCTGGGACACATCGGATCGCAACTGATCAGGATACTTCCGGACATCTTCCCTGCCGCTCAGATCATCATGATTGATAACATGCTGACGCAACGTTACTGCTCATTGTTCAACCTCCCTCCGCAGGGAAACTACTCCTTCAGCTGTACCGACATTGCCACCTGCGATCTCAATCAGCTCCTTGACGGCATCGACGTGGTGATCCATCTTGCCGCCATTACCGATGCCACCACAAGCTTTGCCCACCGCGATGCGGTCGAGGAGATCAACTATGCCGCAACCGCCCGTCTGGCCGAAGGATGCGCCCGAAACGGCTGTCGCTTGATCTTCATTTCCACCACCAGCGTCTATGGAAGCCAGAGTGACGTGGTTGATGAGGCATGCCCCATCACCGAGCTGATTCCGCAAAGCCCCTATGCAGAATCGAAACTGAAAGCCGAGCAGATGCTGCAACAGGAAGGAGCCGCAATGGGATTGCGGTTCGTGATTCTCCGTTTCGGCACTATCTTCGGTATCTCTCCGGGCATGCGGTTCCATACCGCCATCAACAAGTTCGTCTGGCAGGCCAACCTGGGTGAGCCGATCACGGTCTGGCGTACAGCCCTGCACCAGCACAGGCCCTATCTCGATCTCTCCGACGCCGTTACTGCTCTTGCCTTCGTGATCAAACAGGATCTCTTCAATACTGAGATATTCAACGTGCTCACCCTCAACGCCACGGTGAACCAGATCGTGGAAGAGATCAAGAAAGAGTTCCCTTCATTGCAGGTAACTTTCGTCGACACAGAAATCATGAATCAACTCTCCTACCATGTGAGCCGGGCAAAGTTGGAATCGAAGGGATTCACCTTCAACGGATCTTTGGAACAGGGAGTAAGAGCTACATGCCATCTGCTCAGGCAGATGAATTCCTTACCGAAAAGGTGA